One Hypomesus transpacificus isolate Combined female chromosome 6, fHypTra1, whole genome shotgun sequence DNA segment encodes these proteins:
- the nfkbie gene encoding NF-kappa-B inhibitor epsilon, which yields MASGDYIKLKEDLHEDTRTDSGIESLKSISSTKDDQSMNTVRNSASECSAVKDKFINTEERLDSDYDSSVDSLSEIVEALNFCTNPEEHESVQEENQLTTITEDGDTILHLAVIHEDEDLACHLIHLFPKEVLDIQNNLYQTPLHLATYLSLPLLVQSLVKKGASLEAQDQDGNTPLHVACQQGLIDCAAELTRNISNSKLAPVLEAQNWRGLTCLHLATLNQHHRLIKLLMKKGADLNVQEGTSGKTALHLAVELHDITAVTLLLTKAANVDAAMFNGCTPLHLAVGRQDTTIAILLCRSGADKMLRNMEDETALDLADGNDDILALFPFDDIQISGRSVEVQF from the exons ATGGCTAGCGGTGATTATATAAAGCTTAAAGAGGACTTGCACGAAGATACCCGAACGGATTCAGGAATTGAATCATTGAAATCTATTTCGTCAACTAAAGATGATCAGTCAATGAACACGGTACGAAATTCGGCCTCTGAATGCAGTGCAGTCAAAGACAAATTTATCAACACCGAGGAGCGTCTGGACTCTGATTATGACTCGTCAGTCGACAGTTTATCAGAGATAGTAGAAGCCTTAAACTTCTGCACCAACCCTGAGGAACATGAAAGCGTGCAAGAGGAAAATCAGCTCACTACCATCACTGAAGACGGAGACAC AATCCTGCACTTAGCTGTCATTCATGAGGATGAAGACCTTGCATGCCATTTGATTCACCTTTTTCCAAAAGAAGTCTTGGACATTCAAAACAACTTGTACCAG ACGCCTTTACACCTGGCCACCTACCTGAGCCTGCCCTTACTGGTGCAGAGCCTTGTGAAGAAAGGGGCGAGTCTGGAAGCGCAGGACCAGGATGGGAACACCCCTCTCCACGTAGCCTGCCAGCAGGGCCTCATCGACTGTGCAGCTGAGTTGACCAGGAACATCTCCAACAGCAAGTTGGCCCCTGTACTGGAGGCCCAGAACTGGAGAG GTCTCACCTGCCTCCACTTGGCCACCCTGAACCAACACCATCGTTTGATAAAACTCCTCATGAAAAAAGGGGCTGACCTCAATGTTCAG GAGGGTACAAGTGGAAAGACAGCTCTTCATTTGGCTGTGGAGCTCCATGACATTACTGCTGTGACCCTACTGTTGACCAAGGCAGCTAATGTGGATGCGGCCATGTTTAATGGCTGCACACCCCTTCACCTGGCAGTGGGTAGGCAGGACACCACCATAGCCATCCTCCTGTGTCGCTCTGGGGCTGACAAGATGCTGAGGAACATGGAGGACGAGACAGCCCTGGATCTAGCAGATGGCAATGATGAT ATTCTTGctctttttccatttgatgACATCCAAATCTCTGGCAGGTCAGTTGAAGTGCAATTTTAA